A region from the Muribaculum gordoncarteri genome encodes:
- a CDS encoding reverse transcriptase family protein: MRTQIADYLKDLTIGNRKELFEVLNFIAPLVDCWSLAEPKSGKQIMRYASANARKSAYVEFSIPKKSGGQRTISAPIKPLKAIQSAINILLQSIFVPDNHATGFVLDRSVKDNALIHVGQTCIFNTDLENFFPSITKIMIRKALHRELGDKLQSKEVINIICRLCTVPNSSGIEVLPQGAPTSPALSNIVLKSFDKDMSKLAERMGCKYSRYADDITFSHSKSIRRMSLFWQSRIYNIIAGYGLKVNEKKTKTLVRGTRQEVTGVVVGDKINVPRSCVKHLRVLLHLWKKYGYTQAQIIFTRDFCKGKEKNLVNVIDGKINYLEMIKGKDDSTYRKLKSWFNRLQWKEKQRSNQMQKAI; the protein is encoded by the coding sequence ATGCGAACCCAAATTGCAGATTATCTCAAGGATTTAACCATCGGTAACCGCAAGGAATTATTTGAGGTGCTGAATTTCATAGCACCGCTTGTCGACTGCTGGAGCTTGGCCGAGCCCAAATCCGGCAAGCAGATAATGCGGTATGCGTCAGCCAATGCGAGAAAATCCGCTTATGTCGAGTTTTCAATCCCCAAAAAATCCGGAGGGCAGCGCACAATCAGCGCTCCGATAAAGCCGCTAAAGGCTATCCAGTCAGCAATAAACATTCTCCTGCAATCTATATTCGTGCCCGACAACCATGCCACCGGTTTTGTATTAGATAGAAGTGTCAAGGATAATGCATTGATACATGTCGGTCAAACCTGCATATTTAATACGGATCTTGAAAATTTCTTTCCGAGCATAACTAAAATTATGATTCGCAAGGCGCTTCATAGGGAACTTGGTGACAAATTGCAAAGCAAAGAAGTCATCAATATTATATGCAGACTATGCACCGTTCCTAACAGTTCGGGTATCGAAGTACTTCCGCAAGGCGCTCCGACATCGCCGGCATTGTCTAATATTGTGCTGAAAAGCTTTGATAAAGATATGTCAAAGCTCGCCGAACGGATGGGGTGTAAGTATTCCCGCTATGCCGATGATATAACATTCAGCCACAGCAAATCAATTCGACGAATGAGCCTGTTCTGGCAATCAAGGATTTATAACATCATAGCGGGATATGGATTAAAAGTGAACGAGAAGAAAACAAAGACATTAGTCCGTGGCACACGCCAAGAAGTTACCGGAGTCGTTGTAGGCGATAAAATCAACGTTCCACGCTCCTGCGTAAAACATCTGCGAGTGCTTTTGCACTTGTGGAAGAAATATGGTTATACACAGGCTCAGATTATCTTCACCCGCGACTTCTGCAAGGGCAAGGAAAAGAACCTTGTCAATGTAATAGATGGTAAAATAAACTATCTTGAAATGATCAAAGGCAAAGATGACTCGACTTATAGAAAGTTGAAAAGCTGGTTCAATCGTCTTCAATGGAAAGAGAAACAAAGGTCAAACCAAATGCAAAAAGCAATATGA
- a CDS encoding alpha/beta hydrolase family protein: protein MNIIYLHGLSSSGQSNTAKKLRELLPDDNVVTPDIPVSPIEALQLLLRLAGEYRADDTQS, encoded by the coding sequence ATGAACATCATTTATTTACATGGACTCTCCTCATCGGGTCAGTCCAACACAGCAAAAAAGCTTCGGGAACTGCTTCCTGACGACAATGTTGTCACTCCCGACATCCCTGTCAGCCCCATTGAGGCTCTTCAATTGTTGCTGCGTCTTGCCGGAGAGTATAGGGCTGATGACACACAATCGTAG